One stretch of Mangifera indica cultivar Alphonso chromosome 9, CATAS_Mindica_2.1, whole genome shotgun sequence DNA includes these proteins:
- the LOC123226115 gene encoding T-complex protein 1 subunit zeta 1, whose translation MSLRVLNPNAEVLNKSAALHMNINAAKGLQDVLKTNLGPKGTIKMLVGGAGDIKLTKDGNTLLKEMQIQNPTAIMIARTAVAQDDISGDGTTSTVIFIGELMKQSERYIDEGMHPRVLVDGFEIAKRATLQFLEKFKTPVVMGDEPDKEILKMVARTALRTKLYESLADQLTDIVANAVLCIRKADEPIDLFMVEIMHMRHKFDMDTRLIEGLVLDHGSRHPDMKRRAENCYILTCNVSLEYDKSEINAGFFYSNAEQREAMVAAERRQVDERVKKIIELKNKVCADNDNNFVVISQKGIDPPSLDLLARAGIIALRRAKRRNMERLVLACGGEAVNSVDDLTPDCLGWAGLVYEHVLGEEKYTFVEQVKNPHSCTILIKGPNDHTIAQIKDAVRDGLRAVKNTIEDEAIVLGAGAFEVAARQYLVNEVKKTVQGRAQLGVEAFADALLVVPKTLAENAGLDTQDVIIALKAEHDRGNVVGLNQHSGDPIDPQMEGIFDNYSVKRQIINSGPVIASQLLLVDEVIRAGRNMRKPN comes from the exons ATGTCGCTTCGAGTGCTGAACCCGAACGCTGAAGTGCTGAACAAATCAGCAGCACTTCACATGAACATTAACGCCGCCAAGGGCCTTCAAGATGTTCTCAAGACCAATCTAGGTCCCAAAGGCACCATCAAAat GCTTGTTGGTGGTGCTGGAGACATCAAGCTCACTAAGGACGGAAACACTCTCTTGAAAGAAATG CAAATTCAAAATCCAACAGCTATCATGATTGCAAGGACAGCTGTTGCTCAAGATGACATAAGTGGAGATGGCACAACTTCTACGGTAATATTCATTGGTGAGCTTATGAAACAATCAGAGCGCTACATTGATGAAG GTATGCATCCACGTGTTTTGGTAGATGGTTTTGAAATTGCCAAAAGAGCGACTCTCCAGTTTCTTGAAAAGTTCAAGACTCCTGTTGTGATGGGAGATGAGCCTGATAAAGAGATTCTGAAAATGGTTGCAAGAACAGCACTAAGAACAAAG CTATATGAATCATTGGCAGACCAGTTGACTGACATAGTTGCTAATGCG GTGCTCTGCATTCGGAAGGCCGATGAACCAATTGATCTTTTTATGGTGGAAATAATGCACATGCGTCATAAGTTTGACATGGACACACGCCTT ATAGAGGGTCTTGTTTTGGATCACGGTTCTAGACATCCTGATATGAAGCGGCGAGCCGAAAACTGTTACATATTGACATGTAATGTGTCATTGGAATATGATAAAAG CGAAATAAATGCAGGCTTTTTCTACTCCAATGCAGAACAGAGAGAGGCAATGGTAGCAGCTGAAAGACGCCAGGTTGATGAGAGAGTCAAAAAgattattgaattgaaaaataag GTTTGCGCTGATAATGACAACAACTTTGTTGTTATCAGTCAAAAGGGTATTGATCCCCCATCTTTAGACCTTCTTGCTAGAGCAGGG ATAATTGCCCTTAGAAGAGCAAAGAGAAGAAATATGGAGCGATTGGTGTTGGCGTGTGGAGGAGAAGCTGTAAATTCTGTTGATGATTTAACTCCTGATTGTCTTGGATGGGCTGGACTCGTATATGAGCATGTCCTTGGTGAAGAGAAGTATACATTTGTAGAACAAGTGAAAAACCCTCATTCTTGTACGATTTTAATTAAAG GACCTAATGACCATACAATTGCCCAAATTAAGGATGCTGTACGTGATGGGTTGAGAGCAGTAAAAAATACCATTGAAGATGAAGCCATTGTCTTG GGGGCTGGAGCATTTGAAGTTGCAGCCAGACAATACCTAGTCAATGAAGTGAAGAAGACTGTTCAAGGG CGTGCTCAATTGGGTGTTGAAGCTTTTGCTGATGCTCTTCTTGTTGTGCCTAAAACACTTGCTGAGAATGCTGGGCTTGACACTCAAGATGTGATCATTGCTCTTAAG GCGGAGCATGACAGAGGGAATGTTGTGGGACTAAACCAACACTCAGGAGACCCTATTGACCCCCAGATGGAGGGCATCTTTGACAACTACTCTGTGAAGCGCCAAATTATAAATTCAGG GCCTGTAATTGCATCTCAATTGCTATTGGTGGACGAGGTAATCCGTGCTGGTAGAAATATGCGGAAGCCAAATTAG
- the LOC123225255 gene encoding uncharacterized protein DDB_G0275933-like, producing MGYVQEARENHVKKKVEEALRSKMKQKALKECDRFTSKYAECAAGKMISIVWQCRKQAKELNNCLHQYTNDTVLEEMKREYMLQQDGKEAARI from the exons ATGGGATACGTTCAGGAAGCTCGTGAGAATCATgtgaagaagaaagtagaagAAG CTTTACGAAGTAAAATGAAGCAGAAGGCGTTAAAAGAATGTGATCGTTTCACGTCCAAGTATGCGGAATGTGCTGCCGGGAAAATGATTTCGATTGTGTGGCAGTGTCGCAAACAAGCTAAAGAGTTGAACAATTGCCTTCATCAATA TACTAATGACACAGTCTtggaagaaatgaaaagagaatATATGCTTCAGCAGGATGGGAAGGAGGCTGCAAGAATCTAA
- the LOC123225114 gene encoding 14-3-3-like protein, producing the protein MSPTESTREENVYMAKLAEQAERYEEMVEFMEKVAKTVDVEELTVEERNLLSVAYKNVIGARRASWRIISSIEQKEESRGNEDHVSAIKDYRGKIEAELSKICDGILSLLESHLIPSASSAESKVFYLKMKGDYHRYLAEFKTGTERKEAAESTLLAYKSAQDIALAELAPTHPIRLGLALNFSVFYYEILNSPDRACNLAKQAFDEAISELDTLGEESYKDSTLIMQLLRDNLTLWTSDINDDAGDEIKEASKRGE; encoded by the exons ATGTCGCCTACTGAATCAACTCGTGAGGAAAATGTGTACATGGCCAAGTTGGCTGAGCAAGCTGAACGATATGAAGAAATGGTGGAGTTCATGGAGAAAGTTGCAAAGACTGTTGATGTTGAGGAGTTAACTGTGGAAGAAAGGAACCTTCTCTCTGTTGCTTACAAGAATGTGATTGGGGCCAGGAGGGCTTCATGGAGGATCATCTCTTCCATTGAGCAAAAGGAAGAAAGCAGAGGAAATGAAGACCATGTGTCAGCCATCAAAGATTACAGAGGCAAAATTGAGGCTGAGTTGAGCAAGATCTGTGATGGAATTCTGAGTCTCCTTGAGTCGCATCTGATTCCTTCAGCGTCTTCTGCTGAGTCCAAGGTGTTTTACCTTAAGATGAAGGGTGATTATCACAGGTATTTGGCCGAGTTCAAGACTGGTACTGAGAGGAAGGAAGCTGCTGAGAGCACTTTGTTGGCTTACAAGTCTGCTCAG GATATTGCTTTGGCTGAACTTGCTCCTACTCACCCAATAAGGCTGGGACTGGCTCTCAACTTCTCAGTGTTTTACTATGAAATCCTTAACTCACCTGATCGTGCTTGCAATCTCGCCAAGCAG GCTTTTGATGAGGCTATCTCTGAGCTGGATACATTGGGTGAAGAATCATATAAGGACAGTACATTGATAATGCAACTCCTCCGAGACAATCTTACACTTTGGACTTCTGATATCAAC GATGATGCTGGGGATGAGATTAAGGAGGCATCAAAACGTGGTGAATAA
- the LOC123225115 gene encoding GDT1-like protein 5, which yields MEEMNLSMLHAFTKSLAMTVLSEAGDRTFCISAILAMRYPRRSVFLGCLFSDIAMTIVSALIGWAAPNLISKTLTHHITTFLFFVFGLQSLWGGLTEDDDDNEELTEVEKELDADLKANTEKSKAASTGDEDLKKHQKPILTHFFTPVFLKAFSLTFFAEWGDKSQLATIGLAAHENTLGVVLGGITGQAICVVAAVLGGKTLASRISERLVTVLSGGLFLVFGITSYLSPPA from the exons ATGGAAGAGATGAATTTGTCAATGTTGCAT GCTTTCACCAAGTCCCTTGCTATGACAGTGCTTTCTGAAGCTGGTGATCGCACATTTTGTATTTCTGCT ATCTTGGCCATGCGCTATCCGAGGAGGAGTGTGTTTCTGGGATGCCTGTTCTCTGATATA GCAATGACTATAGTCTCTGCACTAATCGGTTGGGCTGCTCCTAATCTG ATTTCTAAGACTTTGACTCATCACATAACAACCTTTCTCTTCTTTGTCTTTGGACTCCAATCTCTCTGGGGAGGACTCACTGAAGATGATGA TGACAATGAAGAATTGACTGAAGTTGAAAAGGAACTG GATGCCGATTTGAAGGCTAATACTGAGAAATCTAAAGCAGCCTCCACA GGAGATGAGGATCTGAAGAAGCACCAGAAGCCAATTCTCACTCATTTCTTCACACCTGTATTTTTGAAG GCCTTTTCCCTAACATTTTTTGCCGAGTGGGGTGACAAAAGCCAG TTAGCTACAATTGGATTGGCAGCACATGAGAATACTCTAGGAGTTGTTCTTGGAGGAATAAC CGGACAAGCAATTTGTGTAGTGGCAGCTGTTCTTGGAGGAAAGACCTTAGCATCAAGGATTTCTGAGAGACTg GTCACTGTTTTAAGTGGAGGTCTCTTTCTGGTTTTTGGTATCACTAGTTATCTTTCTCCTCCTGCCTGA
- the LOC123225113 gene encoding sugar carrier protein C-like produces the protein MAGGFGIESSKNGKEYPGNVTSYVLVTCIVAAFGGLIFGYDIGISGGVTSMAPFLMKFFPSVYHKEALDKSTNQYCKFDDFYLTSFTSSLYLAALVASFFASWVTRQLGRKISMMLGGLIFLAGAAINAFAEAIWMLIVGRILLGIGVGFSIQSVPLYVSEMAPYKHRGSLNIVFQLSITIGIFVANLVNYFSQKIKGGQGWRYSLGGAMVPAAFIFVSALCLPNTPNSMLEKGDKERARAMLRRIRGLTDKEIEAEFNDLLAASEASKQVKHPWRNLRKRHYRPHLVMAVLIPFFQQITGINVVMFYAPVLFKTIGFGDNASLFSAVITGIVNMLATFVSIYGTDKWGRRFLFIEGGLQMFIFQGLVAGFIGWKFGLTGQVTDLPKWYAIILVSFICAYVSAFAWSWGPLGWLVPSEIFPLEIRSAGQSIVACVNMFMTFLIAQLFLLMLCHMKFGLFVFFAFFVGIMTLYIYLFLPETKNIPIEEMSRVWREHWFWKHYVPEEPTQL, from the exons ATGGCTGGAGGCTTCGGTATTGAGAGTAGTAAGAATGGGAAAGAATACCCTGGTAACGTTACTTCTTATGTATTGGTCACCTGCATTGTTGCTGCTTTTGGTGGCTTGATCTTCGGATATGATATTGGTATCTCTG GTGGGGTGACATCTATGGCGCCGTTTCTGATGAAGTTTTTCCCATCTGTTTACCACAAGGAGGCCTTGGATAAATCGACCAATCAATACTGCAAATTTGATGACTTCTACTTGACTTCGTTTACTTCTTCTTTGTATTTGGCTGCGCTGGTGGCGTCTTTCTTTGCATCATGGGTGACCAGACAGTTGGGGCGAAAGATTTCCATGATGCTCGGCGGTTTGATCTTTTTGGCCGGGGCAGCCATCAATGCCTTCGCTGAAGCCATTTGGATGCTCATTGTGGGTCGCATTTTACTGGGCATTGGCGTTGGTTTTTCCATCCAG TCTGTGCCGCTATACGTCTCAGAAATGGCTCCATACAAGCACCGTGGATCTCTAAATATAGTCTTCCAATTGTCAATCACGATAGGCATTTTTGTGGCGAATTTGGTTAACTATTTCAGTCAAAAGATCAAAGGCGGTCAAGGATGGCGCTACAGCTTAGGCGGAGCCATGGTTCCTGCCGCATTTATTTTCGTTTCAGCATTATGTCTTCCCAATACTCCAAACTCCATGCTCGAAAAAGGCGACAAAGAAAGAGCTCGGGCAATGCTCAGGCGCATCCGCGGTTTAACCGACAAGGAAATCGAAGCTGAGTTTAACGATTTGTTAGCAGCCAGTGAAGCATCGAAGCAAGTGAAACATCCATGGAGGAACCTTCGAAAGAGACATTATCGACCCCATTTAGTCATGGCCGTACTGATTCCATTTTTCCAACAAATAACTGGAATCAATGTCGTCATGTTTTACGCTCCAGTGCTCTTCAAAACAATTGGGTTTGGAGACAACGCCTCTCTTTTCTCCGCAGTCATCACTGGCATTGTCAACATGTTGGCAACTTTTGTTTCCATCTATGGAACTGATAAATGGGGCAGAAGATTTCTCTTTATTGAAGGCGGATTACAAATGTTCATATTCCAg GGCCTGGTGGCAGGTTTCATCGGATGGAAATTCGGGTTAACGGGTCAAGTAACTGATTTACCAAAATGGTATGCAATTATTCTGGTGAGCTTCATATGCGCATATGTTTCTGCATTTGCGTGGTCATGGGGCCCGCTTGGCTGGCTGGTGCCGAGCGAAATTTTTCCACTGGAGATTCGATCGGCGGGGCAAAGTATTGTGGCTTGTGTAAACATGTTTATGACATTTCTGATTGCGCAGCTGTTCCTGTTGATGCTTTGTCACATGAAGTTCGGCCTGTTCGTCTTCTTCGCATTTTTCGTCGGAATAATGACTCTGTACATCTATCTCTTCCTGCCGGAGACCAAGAACATTCCCATTGAAGAGATGTCGAGAGTATGGAGAGAACACTGGTTTTGGAAGCATTATGTGCCTGAAGAGCCCACTCAACTCTGA